One Acetobacterium sp. KB-1 DNA segment encodes these proteins:
- a CDS encoding Crp/Fnr family transcriptional regulator, with the protein MLKESDITFLKTILTFWDHLNPNQKTMFLENAMPVSYKRGDNIHRGENDCVGILLIKSGELRTYILSEDGRDITLYRLGTDEVCILSASCILDNITFDVHIDVEADCDVLLLKSSVFSQICNENIYAENFSYKSMIDRFSDVMWAMQQILFMSFDKRLTIFLLDEVTRTGSNTVNMTHEQIAKYVGSAREVVSRMLKYFENEGYVNLSRGKIEVIDKVQLKRII; encoded by the coding sequence ATGCTAAAAGAATCCGATATTACATTTCTTAAGACGATCCTGACCTTTTGGGATCATTTAAATCCAAATCAGAAAACCATGTTTTTGGAAAATGCCATGCCGGTAAGCTATAAACGGGGTGATAATATTCATCGTGGCGAAAATGACTGCGTCGGAATACTGCTGATCAAAAGCGGCGAATTACGTACCTATATTCTATCAGAAGATGGCCGGGATATCACCCTTTATCGACTGGGCACTGATGAGGTCTGCATCTTATCAGCTTCTTGTATCCTGGATAATATTACCTTTGATGTTCATATTGATGTCGAAGCAGATTGTGACGTGCTCTTGCTAAAGTCCTCTGTCTTTTCTCAGATCTGCAACGAAAATATCTACGCCGAAAATTTTTCATATAAATCCATGATCGATCGTTTTTCGGATGTGATGTGGGCGATGCAACAAATTCTTTTTATGAGTTTTGATAAACGTCTGACCATCTTCCTACTCGATGAGGTGACCCGAACCGGTTCGAACACGGTTAATATGACCCATGAGCAAATTGCCAAGTATGTGGGTTCCGCCCGGGAAGTGGTTTCCCGAATGCTTAAATACTTTGAGAACGAAGGCTATGTAAACCTGTCCCGGGGTAAAATTGAAGTGATTGATAAGGTTCAATTGAAGCGAATTATTTAA
- the eis gene encoding enhanced intracellular survival protein Eis: MNKEIRKNLELKRLEAKDFTQFNNILRYAFQVTDEQLLKVGWKHDEIKRSKFPILEKAEVIGWFEDGRLAAQIAVYPLQVNISGSIYEMGYITGVATYPEYMGLGLMSGLMKKSLETMYERNQCISFLFPYSHPLYRHKGWEVVSDKMTFHIRDHQLPRDIDVPGRVKRVKENSPDLIALHDAFARKTHGCLIRNELVWEEYWRWDVEDVTVAIYYGVDDRPLGYLVYLIENDVFRVKEMVYLNQEARKGLWGYIAAHESMINEVIGSNYNNHTISFLFGDSDMKETIRPYIMARIVDFEGFISQYHFANTDLNEAITFDIVDPVLEWNNRSFTISFTKGNDPVLVDLPSENRIKLEIGILTCMLLGYKRPTYLQQIERIEASKKTVSLLETIIANEKVYFSDYI; this comes from the coding sequence ATGAACAAAGAGATAAGAAAAAATCTGGAACTAAAACGGCTGGAAGCCAAAGACTTTACTCAGTTTAATAATATTCTGAGGTATGCTTTTCAGGTGACGGATGAACAATTGTTAAAAGTGGGTTGGAAGCACGATGAAATTAAGCGGTCAAAATTTCCGATTCTGGAAAAAGCGGAGGTGATCGGCTGGTTTGAGGATGGACGGTTGGCGGCACAGATCGCCGTTTATCCACTTCAAGTCAATATTAGTGGCAGTATTTATGAGATGGGGTATATTACCGGAGTCGCGACCTATCCGGAATATATGGGGCTGGGACTGATGTCCGGGCTCATGAAAAAGAGCCTGGAAACCATGTATGAACGCAATCAGTGCATTTCTTTTTTATTCCCTTATTCGCATCCGCTCTATCGTCACAAGGGTTGGGAGGTCGTATCCGATAAGATGACCTTTCATATCCGCGATCATCAGTTACCCCGCGATATTGATGTACCGGGACGGGTGAAACGGGTGAAGGAGAACAGTCCGGATCTTATTGCCCTTCACGACGCCTTTGCCAGAAAAACCCATGGCTGTCTGATTCGTAATGAACTGGTCTGGGAGGAATACTGGCGCTGGGATGTCGAAGATGTTACGGTGGCCATTTATTACGGCGTCGATGATCGGCCGCTGGGTTATCTGGTTTATCTGATTGAAAATGATGTGTTTCGCGTCAAAGAGATGGTTTATCTCAATCAGGAAGCCAGAAAAGGGCTATGGGGCTATATTGCCGCCCACGAATCGATGATTAACGAGGTGATTGGCAGTAATTATAACAATCACACGATATCGTTTCTATTTGGAGATAGTGACATGAAAGAAACGATTCGTCCCTATATTATGGCTCGAATCGTTGATTTTGAGGGGTTTATCAGTCAATACCATTTTGCCAACACGGACCTGAATGAGGCCATTACCTTTGATATTGTTGATCCGGTGCTGGAGTGGAACAATCGCAGCTTTACCATCTCGTTTACAAAGGGAAATGACCCGGTTCTGGTTGATTTACCGTCAGAGAATCGGATCAAATTAGAAATCGGCATTTTAACGTGTATGTTACTTGGTTATAAACGACCCACCTATCTTCAGCAGATTGAACGGATTGAAGCCAGCAAAAAAACAGTTTCTCTTCTGGAGACCATTATCGCCAATGAAAAGGTATATTTCTCGGACTATATTTAA
- a CDS encoding YjdF family protein produces MDKVTVKLTVFFDAPFWVGVFESTDGDRLKVAKVTFGSEPKDGEIYDFLLKNYDQLQFSQPITDEKTLEKRINPKRMRRNINRQMATKSIGTKAQQALKEEQENKKMARKAFNRQKTEAERKQQFELRQEKKKKKHRGH; encoded by the coding sequence ATGGACAAAGTAACAGTTAAATTGACGGTTTTTTTTGACGCCCCCTTTTGGGTTGGCGTCTTTGAAAGCACAGATGGTGATAGGCTAAAAGTTGCCAAGGTAACCTTCGGCTCAGAACCCAAAGATGGGGAAATCTATGATTTTCTGCTTAAAAATTACGACCAGCTTCAATTTAGCCAGCCGATTACGGATGAAAAAACGCTGGAAAAACGGATCAATCCCAAACGGATGAGGCGGAATATTAATCGGCAAATGGCAACAAAAAGCATTGGTACCAAGGCTCAGCAGGCTTTAAAAGAAGAACAGGAAAACAAAAAGATGGCCCGGAAAGCGTTTAATCGGCAGAAAACAGAAGCAGAACGAAAACAACAATTTGAACTACGGCAGGAAAAGAAAAAGAAGAAACATCGGGGACATTAA
- a CDS encoding ABC transporter ATP-binding protein, translating to MNLQVEGLAFDYPCQNVLKGISFSMKRGECLAILGTNGAGKSTLLKCINKILKPQGGSVLIDQENIKAFKQSELAQRVAYVSQSNQSTTTTVFDSILIGRKPYIKWDVGKNDLNIVNETIKMLNLEKFALKNVDELSGGEYQKVLIGRALAQETDVLMLDEPTSSLDLKNQLEVLQLIKEIAYLKNITAVVTIHDLNLALRFADQYILLKDGVIHAAGGKEVITEANIKEVYGVDVTVEQVNNRSVVVPI from the coding sequence TTGAATTTACAAGTTGAAGGATTGGCTTTTGATTATCCTTGCCAAAACGTCTTAAAAGGGATCTCTTTTTCCATGAAGCGCGGGGAATGTTTGGCGATACTGGGAACAAATGGCGCCGGGAAATCGACTTTGCTTAAGTGTATTAACAAAATCTTGAAGCCCCAGGGCGGGAGTGTCTTAATTGATCAGGAAAATATTAAAGCGTTTAAGCAGAGTGAGCTGGCCCAGAGAGTGGCTTATGTTTCTCAGAGTAATCAAAGTACAACCACGACAGTTTTTGATTCGATTCTGATTGGTAGAAAACCTTATATCAAATGGGATGTGGGGAAGAATGATTTAAATATTGTCAATGAGACCATCAAGATGTTAAATTTGGAAAAATTTGCATTAAAAAATGTCGATGAGTTAAGCGGCGGCGAATATCAGAAGGTGTTAATTGGTCGGGCATTAGCCCAGGAAACTGATGTGCTAATGCTGGATGAGCCAACGAGCAGCTTGGATCTAAAAAATCAATTGGAGGTGCTTCAATTGATCAAAGAAATTGCCTACCTTAAAAATATCACGGCGGTGGTAACTATTCATGATCTGAATCTGGCATTACGCTTTGCCGATCAGTATATTTTACTAAAAGACGGTGTTATCCATGCTGCCGGTGGGAAGGAGGTTATTACCGAAGCAAATATAAAAGAAGTATATGGGGTAGACGTAACGGTTGAGCAAGTCAACAATCGTTCGGTTGTGGTTCCAATATAA
- the trxA gene encoding thioredoxin yields the protein MSAVTITKDNFQQEVINSDKPVLLDFWAPWCGPCKMVTPIIDEIADEVFTLKVGKINVDEQQELAAEFKVMSIPTLAVIKGGVVVKKSVGAKSKADILDLVAE from the coding sequence ATGAGTGCAGTAACAATTACAAAAGACAATTTTCAGCAAGAGGTAATTAATTCAGATAAACCGGTATTACTCGACTTTTGGGCACCCTGGTGTGGTCCCTGTAAAATGGTGACTCCCATTATTGATGAAATTGCTGATGAGGTGTTCACTTTAAAGGTCGGAAAAATAAATGTCGATGAACAACAGGAACTGGCCGCTGAATTTAAGGTCATGAGCATCCCCACCTTGGCAGTTATCAAAGGCGGTGTGGTGGTGAAAAAATCCGTGGGAGCAAAATCTAAAGCAGATATTCTAGATTTAGTAGCTGAATAG
- a CDS encoding IS1182 family transposase: MNTYYTEFFEKGQQKINFNLYQIGLPSDDPVFTLKKVMEDLNYASLLEKYSHQGRKGYNPIMLFAVLVYANMRGVKAIDRIVELCRRDIAFIWLTGGLKPGRDVFYEFIKYRLTGEILSGLHCQFMRRLQKEGLVSLKALFIDGTKIEANANRYTFVWRGSINYHLANLLDQIKTLYASYNALLKSGGYGDKYGFCKEEMLVIEGIERVKTVIEKNRNRKLHGEKKVPNKAIITIENCSPLELLKLQTNLTTIAKGEDILFTVLKGQRKSELQKLYEAIESCGERLMKYKNHFEIMGADRNSYSKTDFEATFMRMKDDHMRNGQLKPAYNVQIAVENYFIIHSYISNDRTDYDTMIPVLDRHRKAFGCYPEEVTADSGYSSEKNLDFLKENHISSYIKLQAHEKMKTKAWNNDIGKHYNMSVIMHGGLRCYRCHDGRLLSHIRTETGITKGYERKFEVYACDDCSGCHFKAECFYRYDPIKDTDKNKVMKVNQKWEDLKAQSDENIRSEKGIINRQIRSIQTEGHFGDIKENNNFRRFNYRSREKVEKEFQLYVFGRNLNKYHRFIHREIEKFVGKKKQNAA, from the coding sequence ATGAATACTTATTATACAGAATTTTTCGAAAAAGGACAACAAAAAATAAATTTCAATCTGTATCAGATCGGTTTGCCATCCGACGATCCCGTCTTTACCCTGAAAAAAGTTATGGAGGACTTGAACTATGCCAGCCTGCTGGAAAAATATTCACATCAGGGAAGAAAAGGATACAATCCGATTATGCTGTTCGCAGTGCTGGTTTATGCCAACATGCGGGGTGTTAAGGCAATTGACCGGATCGTAGAATTATGTCGACGCGATATTGCCTTCATCTGGCTGACGGGTGGTCTTAAACCAGGACGGGATGTATTTTATGAGTTCATAAAATACCGTCTGACTGGTGAGATCCTTTCCGGGCTGCATTGTCAGTTCATGCGTCGACTGCAGAAAGAAGGATTGGTGTCCCTGAAAGCCCTTTTTATTGACGGCACAAAGATTGAAGCGAATGCCAACCGTTATACCTTTGTCTGGCGGGGAAGCATCAACTATCATCTGGCCAATCTTCTGGATCAGATCAAAACACTGTATGCGTCCTATAATGCATTGCTCAAATCCGGCGGATATGGCGACAAATATGGTTTTTGCAAAGAAGAGATGCTGGTGATCGAAGGCATTGAGCGGGTAAAAACTGTCATTGAAAAAAACCGTAACCGTAAACTTCACGGGGAAAAGAAAGTTCCGAACAAGGCCATCATCACCATTGAAAACTGCTCACCCCTTGAACTGCTGAAGCTACAGACAAATCTGACCACGATCGCAAAAGGTGAAGACATTTTGTTTACCGTTTTGAAGGGACAACGGAAATCCGAGCTTCAGAAACTTTACGAAGCCATTGAAAGCTGCGGCGAACGCCTGATGAAATACAAAAACCATTTTGAAATCATGGGCGCTGATCGCAACAGCTATTCAAAAACAGATTTCGAGGCAACCTTCATGCGAATGAAAGACGACCATATGCGAAACGGACAGCTCAAACCGGCTTATAATGTCCAGATCGCCGTGGAGAATTACTTTATTATCCACAGCTATATAAGCAATGATCGTACTGATTATGATACCATGATTCCGGTTCTTGACAGACACCGGAAGGCTTTCGGATGCTATCCGGAAGAAGTGACGGCAGACAGTGGCTACAGCAGCGAAAAAAATCTTGATTTTCTGAAAGAAAATCATATCAGCAGTTACATCAAGCTGCAGGCTCATGAAAAAATGAAAACAAAAGCCTGGAATAACGATATCGGGAAGCATTACAATATGTCCGTGATAATGCATGGTGGTCTCCGCTGTTACCGCTGTCACGATGGACGGCTCTTGTCCCATATCCGGACAGAAACCGGAATAACAAAAGGGTATGAACGAAAATTTGAGGTCTACGCCTGTGACGACTGCAGCGGATGCCATTTTAAAGCGGAGTGCTTCTATCGCTACGACCCGATAAAGGATACGGATAAAAATAAAGTGATGAAGGTTAATCAGAAATGGGAGGACCTCAAGGCCCAATCGGATGAAAATATTCGTTCTGAAAAAGGCATCATTAATCGACAGATCCGTTCCATTCAGACCGAAGGTCATTTTGGTGATATCAAGGAAAATAATAACTTCAGGCGCTTCAACTACCGCTCCCGTGAAAAAGTTGAAAAGGAATTTCAGCTGTACGTTTTTGGACGTAATCTTAATAAATATCATCGTTTTATCCATCGGGAGATTGAGAAATTCGTTGGTAAAAAGAAACAGAACGCCGCCTAG
- a CDS encoding flavin reductase family protein — translation MMNKVKGNMKSCLNPVAKVLVSCRGLNGENNALAVGYCGNCSYDPPMVMVGIVPSRYSYHLIKESGCFVVNLVDQAYEETFKYLGSHSKRDEDKLAVMKVNLEEAKFVNAPILADCPVNIECSIVDSIVTGSHEMFVGKIEYVHADSKMVSDDGCIDFSQIKFL, via the coding sequence ATGATGAACAAAGTAAAAGGAAATATGAAGTCGTGTTTAAATCCAGTGGCTAAGGTGTTGGTATCTTGTCGGGGATTAAATGGCGAAAACAATGCCCTGGCGGTGGGCTATTGCGGAAACTGCAGTTATGATCCGCCGATGGTCATGGTCGGGATTGTACCCTCACGGTATTCGTATCATCTGATTAAAGAGTCCGGCTGTTTTGTGGTGAATCTGGTTGATCAAGCCTATGAAGAAACCTTTAAATATTTGGGTAGCCACAGCAAACGCGATGAAGATAAGCTGGCGGTGATGAAGGTCAATTTAGAAGAAGCTAAATTTGTCAATGCTCCGATTCTTGCCGATTGCCCAGTTAATATTGAATGTAGCATTGTAGACTCAATTGTCACCGGTTCTCACGAAATGTTTGTCGGAAAAATTGAGTATGTCCACGCCGATTCAAAAATGGTCAGTGACGATGGCTGTATTGATTTTTCACAGATAAAATTCTTATAA
- a CDS encoding serine hydrolase has translation MKRNKYGCLNFWVALCLIFFLMPGSVMAQNGNKVQQQEDINKLVTAVLEKSRIPSAAITVIRGTEIDYLSEGFMDYSGSIKTNEQSLFLLGSTTKAFTALAILLLEDQGKLSLSDPVSHYIPWFTATYQGETIAPEDLTIADCLYQTSGYTNDERKYPSPTVEMTLAENIRNLSNRELALAPGQQFSYANTNYNLLGLIIEVVSKQDYQRFMKEQILQPMGLTQTDCYSNQIKENNALVPGTKLYFGNATLFETPAIKGLVPGGYLISNSIDMGRWLQIQMGIIEISPQFTRIIKKSHMANPASIVDENTFYAGGWFIDAFNEVIYHSGGTPNYSAKITMKPSDGIGVCVLTNLNASANTNDLADNILLMLEDKETTPYQHDIWYLIDVIFSTVTFVSILLTGVLMAKLLIINTQIKNNYRRKTLINRKRSLWIIMAGLWLIISAAIIIILPVIFKSDWLLMRLWAPVSLYCGVVMLSIFSLLLFSTALISAKYPKG, from the coding sequence ATGAAGCGAAATAAATACGGTTGCTTAAATTTTTGGGTTGCTTTATGCCTGATATTTTTTTTAATGCCCGGCAGTGTTATGGCCCAAAACGGTAACAAAGTGCAGCAGCAAGAAGATATAAACAAACTGGTAACAGCGGTGCTGGAAAAATCGAGGATTCCCAGTGCTGCCATTACCGTGATTCGCGGGACCGAAATAGATTACTTGTCGGAAGGGTTTATGGATTACAGCGGCAGTATAAAAACAAATGAGCAGTCCTTATTTTTATTGGGATCAACTACAAAAGCCTTTACCGCTTTGGCAATTCTGCTATTGGAAGATCAGGGGAAACTATCGCTAAGTGATCCGGTTAGCCACTACATTCCATGGTTTACGGCTACCTATCAGGGTGAAACAATCGCACCGGAAGACTTGACCATTGCGGACTGTCTGTATCAGACCAGTGGCTATACCAATGATGAAAGAAAATATCCCAGCCCAACAGTGGAGATGACCTTAGCGGAAAATATTCGTAATTTGAGTAATCGTGAATTGGCACTAGCACCGGGACAGCAGTTTTCTTATGCCAATACAAACTATAACTTACTGGGCCTGATTATTGAAGTTGTATCCAAACAGGATTATCAGCGTTTTATGAAGGAACAGATTTTACAGCCGATGGGGTTAACGCAGACTGACTGTTATTCGAACCAGATCAAAGAGAATAATGCATTGGTTCCTGGAACCAAGCTATATTTTGGAAATGCCACTCTATTTGAGACCCCGGCAATAAAAGGCCTTGTTCCGGGCGGATATTTGATATCAAACAGTATTGATATGGGGCGGTGGCTTCAAATACAAATGGGGATCATTGAAATATCACCGCAGTTTACCAGAATCATAAAAAAGTCCCACATGGCCAATCCCGCCAGCATTGTCGATGAAAATACTTTCTATGCCGGGGGCTGGTTTATTGATGCGTTTAACGAAGTCATCTATCACTCGGGTGGGACGCCGAATTATTCGGCGAAAATCACGATGAAACCGAGTGATGGGATCGGGGTATGTGTACTGACAAATCTAAACGCGTCAGCCAACACAAACGATTTGGCTGATAATATCCTGCTGATGCTTGAAGATAAAGAAACCACTCCGTATCAGCATGATATCTGGTATTTAATCGATGTTATTTTTTCGACGGTTACATTTGTTAGTATACTACTGACGGGGGTGTTAATGGCAAAGCTTTTAATAATCAACACTCAGATAAAAAATAACTACCGGAGAAAAACCCTGATCAATCGCAAAAGGTCTTTATGGATTATCATGGCGGGGCTGTGGTTAATAATCTCTGCTGCAATTATTATTATCCTACCGGTTATTTTTAAGAGTGATTGGCTGTTAATGAGGCTTTGGGCGCCAGTTAGTCTCTATTGTGGGGTCGTGATGCTGAGTATTTTTTCGCTGTTGTTATTTAGCACAGCTTTGATTAGCGCGAAATACCCCAAAGGATAA
- a CDS encoding iron ABC transporter substrate-binding protein, with protein MKRKRILALVLSAVLILMMAGCSTEGGTTADEMITVTDTLGRTVELAGPAEKIVATGVGALRLYTYVGDVKKIVGIEGIDQKSSVGKPYVIANPSFTSLTTIGAGGPNSTLDPEQILKVEPDVIFTTLATDTAAADELQNKTGIPVIALSSGSSGLFDDTLYQSLAVIGQVMGTDERATEVVDFVKGYEADLKKRTEGIDDGAKVTSYVGALGSKGAQGIESTRALYPPFVAVGAINVVDQTGKTGSMMIDKEQLLQWNPNKIFIDFDGIEKVKADMSTNPEYYQSLSAFKNNDVEMILPYILYGTNVEVAIADAYSIGKVLYPDQFKDVEPGDIMDEVSMELLGAKVYDQMVKDYGAYGKLPK; from the coding sequence ATGAAAAGAAAACGAATATTAGCTCTGGTGTTGTCGGCGGTGTTGATTTTAATGATGGCGGGCTGTTCTACCGAAGGGGGGACAACGGCAGATGAAATGATCACGGTTACCGATACCTTGGGTCGGACTGTCGAATTAGCAGGACCAGCGGAAAAAATTGTGGCAACCGGAGTTGGGGCCTTACGTTTATATACCTATGTTGGTGATGTAAAAAAAATTGTCGGAATTGAAGGCATTGATCAAAAGTCGTCAGTGGGCAAACCTTATGTTATTGCCAACCCCAGTTTTACCAGCCTGACCACAATTGGGGCTGGTGGTCCGAATAGTACTCTCGATCCGGAACAGATTCTTAAGGTTGAGCCGGATGTTATCTTTACAACCCTGGCCACCGATACTGCGGCAGCAGATGAACTTCAAAACAAAACGGGTATTCCGGTAATTGCTTTGAGCAGTGGTTCTTCGGGATTGTTTGATGATACTCTTTATCAGTCGTTGGCAGTTATTGGCCAGGTTATGGGGACCGACGAAAGAGCAACGGAAGTGGTTGATTTTGTAAAAGGTTATGAAGCTGATTTAAAAAAGCGAACAGAAGGGATCGATGATGGTGCAAAGGTAACCTCCTATGTTGGGGCATTGGGATCTAAAGGCGCCCAGGGAATTGAAAGTACCCGAGCTTTGTATCCGCCTTTTGTGGCTGTTGGTGCAATAAACGTTGTGGATCAGACGGGAAAAACCGGTAGTATGATGATTGATAAAGAACAATTGCTGCAATGGAATCCCAACAAGATATTCATCGATTTTGACGGGATTGAAAAAGTGAAAGCGGATATGTCGACAAATCCGGAATATTATCAAAGTCTCAGCGCTTTTAAAAACAATGATGTTGAGATGATTCTACCTTATATTTTATATGGAACAAATGTTGAAGTCGCCATTGCTGATGCTTATTCAATTGGAAAGGTGCTCTATCCAGATCAGTTCAAGGATGTCGAGCCTGGTGATATTATGGATGAAGTGTCAATGGAATTATTAGGTGCCAAGGTTTATGACCAGATGGTTAAAGATTATGGTGCTTATGGAAAATTGCCAAAGTAA
- a CDS encoding bifunctional 2-polyprenyl-6-hydroxyphenol methylase/3-demethylubiquinol 3-O-methyltransferase UbiG, which yields MTFEEKWVDNKKKTDLNETQQFWDDRASEFNEMGKREMADDPVLSLLKSKDAIFPGARVLDIGCGAGRYSKEFLKMGCEVVGIDISPNMIDFTKENAASVKADFFTFKVMPWEKADLAAEGWEGYFDLVFASMSPAISGPEELKKMNQASKGYCFMSGHLIKEDKIGNELRVALNKENRTADYRNTLYYAFNILWDMGFFPEFRHSENQQTKIWELEKATNYYAHMLRATDEETKQTIRDYLKNKSKDGQIEDINYSKNGQLLWSVLSAQIDGR from the coding sequence ATGACTTTTGAGGAAAAATGGGTTGACAACAAGAAAAAGACGGATCTAAATGAAACCCAGCAGTTTTGGGATGATCGGGCTTCGGAGTTTAATGAGATGGGAAAGAGGGAAATGGCTGATGATCCGGTGCTGTCGCTTTTAAAAAGCAAGGATGCTATTTTCCCGGGAGCGAGAGTACTGGATATCGGATGTGGTGCTGGGCGCTATTCCAAAGAATTCTTAAAAATGGGCTGTGAAGTAGTGGGGATTGATATTTCCCCTAATATGATTGATTTTACAAAGGAAAATGCTGCCAGTGTAAAGGCTGATTTTTTTACGTTTAAGGTTATGCCCTGGGAAAAGGCGGATCTGGCCGCAGAAGGATGGGAAGGCTATTTTGATCTCGTTTTTGCTTCTATGAGCCCAGCTATTAGCGGCCCCGAGGAATTAAAAAAAATGAATCAGGCCTCCAAAGGCTATTGTTTTATGAGCGGACACCTGATCAAAGAAGATAAAATTGGAAATGAACTACGAGTGGCACTGAATAAAGAAAACCGCACCGCTGACTACCGGAATACCTTATATTACGCCTTTAATATATTATGGGATATGGGCTTTTTTCCGGAGTTTCGACATAGTGAGAATCAACAGACAAAGATTTGGGAGCTGGAAAAAGCAACCAATTATTATGCCCATATGTTAAGGGCTACCGATGAAGAGACAAAACAGACGATTCGGGATTATCTTAAGAATAAAAGCAAAGACGGACAGATTGAAGATATAAACTATTCCAAAAACGGTCAATTGCTGTGGTCTGTTCTGTCTGCTCAAATAGACGGGAGATAA
- a CDS encoding LytTR family DNA-binding domain-containing protein: MKIKLTQQKERDEIEVEIKYSEMNSVVNHLVKRLENANYSICGDENGRRYKIAVDEVCYIESVDRKTFIYSTNQVFRTEKKLYQLLEELKYHDFVQISRSVIVNINVLESMKMLANSRIQVTLQNGEKLNASRTYIPYIKKAFSREEES, from the coding sequence GTGAAAATAAAATTGACCCAACAGAAAGAACGAGACGAAATAGAGGTTGAAATAAAATATAGTGAGATGAATAGTGTGGTTAATCATCTGGTGAAGCGACTGGAAAATGCCAATTACAGTATCTGTGGAGATGAGAATGGTCGGCGCTATAAAATTGCTGTTGACGAAGTTTGTTATATTGAAAGTGTTGATCGAAAAACCTTTATCTATTCGACCAACCAGGTTTTTCGAACTGAAAAAAAGCTTTATCAATTGCTGGAGGAATTGAAATATCACGATTTTGTACAGATTAGCAGATCAGTTATTGTAAACATCAACGTGCTTGAAAGCATGAAAATGCTGGCGAACAGTAGAATTCAGGTAACCTTGCAAAATGGCGAAAAATTAAATGCTTCCAGGACATATATTCCTTATATTAAAAAAGCATTTAGTCGGGAGGAAGAAAGTTGA
- a CDS encoding iron ABC transporter permease — translation MLKKPSAVIEVEGDSLELYQKFTGKKTVLILILCALLLVVAIFAMNSGAMELDPTDIVKTLMSIGTEISSVVVWRIRLPRVLAAVIAGAGLAVAGCVMQNNLRNPLASPSTLGISSAAAFGANIAIIVLGAGTVQSSAAQPIIVNNPYLVTIFAFAFSMGATMIILLLSRMRSFSPESIVLAGVALSSLFGAGTTLIQYFAESVQIAAAIFWTFGDLGRAGWTEVYILAAVVGLAMIYFMMKRWDYNALDNGADAAKSLGVNVEQTRFGGMLVSSMITAVTVSFLGVIGFIGLVAPQMVRRIIGGDHRFLIPISALMGALLLLVSDTFARTIISPIILPVGAVTSFLGAPLFLYLLLKGGKRR, via the coding sequence ATGCTAAAAAAACCAAGTGCCGTGATTGAGGTGGAGGGCGACAGCCTGGAATTATACCAGAAATTCACGGGCAAAAAAACCGTGTTGATTCTCATTCTTTGCGCTTTGTTGCTGGTGGTAGCCATTTTTGCCATGAATAGTGGGGCCATGGAATTGGATCCCACCGACATTGTCAAAACCCTGATGAGCATTGGTACCGAAATCTCTAGTGTAGTAGTATGGCGGATTCGTCTGCCCCGAGTTTTGGCCGCGGTTATTGCCGGTGCAGGTTTGGCAGTGGCCGGATGTGTGATGCAAAATAATTTAAGAAATCCGTTAGCATCGCCTTCTACCTTGGGGATTTCCAGTGCAGCTGCCTTTGGTGCCAATATCGCTATTATTGTATTGGGGGCTGGGACGGTGCAAAGCTCGGCAGCGCAGCCGATTATTGTCAACAATCCTTATCTGGTAACGATTTTTGCCTTTGCTTTTTCCATGGGAGCGACCATGATAATTTTGCTGCTGTCCCGAATGCGCAGTTTTTCGCCGGAGTCTATTGTTCTGGCAGGGGTGGCACTGAGCTCTCTTTTTGGAGCAGGCACCACCTTGATTCAGTATTTTGCTGAATCAGTGCAGATTGCTGCCGCTATCTTCTGGACCTTTGGGGACCTGGGTCGGGCTGGCTGGACAGAGGTTTATATTTTGGCTGCGGTGGTGGGTCTTGCGATGATCTACTTTATGATGAAGCGTTGGGATTATAATGCACTGGACAATGGTGCCGATGCCGCTAAGAGTTTGGGGGTCAATGTCGAGCAAACCCGATTTGGCGGGATGCTGGTATCATCGATGATTACCGCAGTGACGGTATCATTTCTTGGTGTGATTGGGTTTATCGGTTTGGTGGCACCACAGATGGTCAGGCGGATAATCGGCGGGGATCATCGCTTTCTGATTCCCATTTCTGCCTTAATGGGGGCGCTTTTGTTGCTGGTCTCGGATACCTTTGCCCGAACGATTATTTCCCCCATTATATTGCCAGTGGGAGCAGTGACATCATTTTTAGGGGCACCCCTGTTTTTGTATCTCTTACTTAAAGGAGGTAAACGTCGTTGA